One genomic window of Trichomycterus rosablanca isolate fTriRos1 chromosome 1, fTriRos1.hap1, whole genome shotgun sequence includes the following:
- the LOC134309734 gene encoding leucine-rich repeat transmembrane neuronal protein 2-like, producing the protein MTVFFPRWPLMGTAPSALCVISMLLCLPAASCTACPQRCRCEDLQFYCDTQGLLAPPDGVDKEATGLSLRHNSIGELNQDQFFGFTQLTWLHLDHNQILNVHEEAFQGLYKLKDLNLSSNRITKLPNTTFIHLINLQILDLSFNQMTALEPELFHGLRKLQILHLRSNFLRTTPVRAFWDCWSLEYLSLSNNRLRSVARNGFAGLVKLRELHLEHNHLTKINLAHFPRLVALQFLYLQWNKINNLTCTMEWQWTTLEKLDLTGNEIRTLTSEVFETLPNLKVLLLDNNKLTSLDIQIMDMWSSLTTIGLSSNLWDCTKRICSLASWLSKFMGRWEQSILCHSPEYTQGEEILDAVHGFQLCQNISAPLVRTSTTTEATLPQQFTDSMFGKMQTPTQNLFADNFGRFTTGTTTNATTRTQQTITQSILDTTVDATMDITTTVEGPDVTEDYTMSGDTILTQRIVMGTMALLFSFFLILFVVYVSWKCCPRTQKQKGTEQRQPVADLASQVPYNEGSLVIVNGYGQCNCQQLPYKECEV; encoded by the exons ATgacg GTTTTCTTTCCACGGTGGCCACTAATGGGAACAGCACCTTCAGCACTTTGTGTGATCAGCATGCTACTTTGCCTTCCTGCTGCATCATGCACAGCCTGCCCTCAGAGATGCCGCTGCGAGGACCTGCAGTTTTACTGCGACACACAGGGACTCCTGGCGCCCCCGGACGGCGTGGACAAAGAGGCCACGGGGCTCTCGCTCCGACACAACAGCATCGGCGAGCTGAATCAGGACCAGTTTTTCGGATTCACCCAGCTAACCTGGCTCCACCTGGACCACAACCAAATACTTAACGTGCATGAGGAGGCCTTTCAGGGCCTCTACAAGCTCAAGGACTTAAACCTGAGCTCTAACCGTATCACTAAGCTGCCCAACACAACCTTCATCCACCTCATCAACCTCCAAATCCTAGACCTATCCTTCAACCAGATGACCGCACTCGAGCCGGAGCTGTTCCACGGGCTTCGTAAACTCCAGATCCTCCACCTGAGGTCCAACTTCCTGAGGACTACACCGGTGAGAGCCTTCTGGGACTGCTGGAGCCTGGAGTACCTCAGCTTGAGCAACAACCGACTTCGAAGTGTGGCCCGGAATGGATTTGCTGGGCTTGTTAAGCTACGAGAACTCCATTTGGAGCACAACCActtgaccaagataaacttggcTCATTTTCCGCGCCTGGTTGCGCTGCAGTTCCTCTATCTGCAGTGGAACAAGATTAACAATCTGACGTGCACCATGGAGTGGCAGTGGACCACTCTGGAGAAGCTGGACCTTACTGGGAACGAGATACGTACGCTGACTTCTGAGGTGTTCGAAACGCTTCCCAACCTGAAGGTCCTGCTTCTGGATAACAACAAATTGACCAGCCTTGATATCCAAATTATGGATATGTGGAGCTCCTTGACCACCATCGGGTTGTCCAGCAACCTTTGGGATTGTACCAAACGGATTTGCAGCTTGGCGAGTTGGCTGAGTAAGTTCATGGGTCGATGGGAGCAGTCTATTCTGTGCCACAGCCCTGAGTACACCCAGGGTGAGGAAATATTAGATGCCGTGCATGGATTCCAACTCTGCCAAAACATCTCAGCACCTCTGGTAAGGACCAGCACCACGACAGAGGCCACGTTGCCCCAACAGTTTACAGACTCCATGTTTGGAAAAATGCAGACACCAACACAGAACCTCTTTGCTGACAACTTTGGGAGGTTTACCACTGGAACTACTACTAATGCTACTACCAGAACCCAACAAACTATCACACAGTCCATTTTGGACACCACTGTGGACGCTACCATGGACATCACCACTACAGTGGAAGGACCAGACGTGACTGAAGACTATACCATGAGCGGGGACACGATTCTGACCCAGAGGATCGTCATGGGTACCATggctcttttattttctttctttcttatccTTTTTGTAGTCTATGTCTCGTGGAAATGCTGCCCTCGCACCCAAAAGCAGAAGGGGACCGAGCAAAGGCAGCCGGTGGCAGACCTGGCGTCGCAGGTGCCCTACAACGAGGGGTCACTCGTGATTGTAAACGGCTACGGGCAGTGCAACTGTCAGCAACTGCCTTACAAAGAGTGTGAAGTATGA